Genomic window (Mobula birostris isolate sMobBir1 chromosome 20, sMobBir1.hap1, whole genome shotgun sequence):
TAAAGGAAACAAAGATTCCTTCTTTCACCCCTGTCATGACCTGTACATCTCCATCAAATGCCCTCCCTATCTTCTTTACTGTAAAGAGAAAGGCCAACTTCTCTAGTTTAACCTTGTGGCCAAACCACACTTTAGTCCCGAAGTTTTTCTCAACATTTTACCTTCTCAAAACTTCCAGATTCCTTCAGTCTGGGTCATCTGGTAACCAACAAAAACTACCAGTGAGAAACTGTTTCCCACTTATTATTATTGAAAGCAGATTTGGACCccatatcaaagaaaggatgtgctggcattgggtcCGGAGGAGGTtttcaagaatgatcccaggaattaaagggttaatgtatgaggagcatttgatggctctcggcctgttcttgctggaatttagaaaaatggtggggggggggggaagagaatctaattgaaacccaacaaatactgaaaggcctgcattgagtagatgtagagaggatatttcgAATAGTacgagagcctaagaccagagggcaaagcttcaaaatacaaggatgtccctttagaagagatgagtaggaatgtctttagccagagagtggtgaatctgttagattcattgccacggagggctgtggaggccaagtcattgggtatatttaaagtagacgttgataggttcttgattagttagcaTGTGAAAGGTTAAaaaagagaaggcagaagaatggcgttgagagaaaataaatcagccatagtggagcagactcaatgggccaaatggcctaattctgctcctatctctgttTGGCTTGCAAATGGTTGTAACCTAGGGAGGACCTGCATGTGATTTTAAACTCCTTGATCATTTCAAGTAGGGATAACAAATGGATACCCTGACCCAATAAAACAGGCTTtctgttacagagagagggcaTATGGATAAAATACCGGAAGCTTCACGATGAGGAAATATTACACGCTGTATTCACCTGTTAGGGTTTGAAAACAGTGCAGTTTGAAGGTGTCCGTTTCTAACACTTCAATCCCAGAACTTCCAGGCTCTGGTGACAACTGGGAACCAATTGCAAATAACCTGAGAACAAATAAAAGTATCAGCAATAACATCTTCAAATAGCAACACTCCCCCCAAAAAATAATTTCAACCAGCACTGATATTATTAATGTCAAAAACATTTCTAAGGGATGTGCACACTTGTTCTATCTTGCAGTGACTGGTGATGTGTTTCTCTCCTTCGGTGCATATAAATTCTCACCCTATCTGTACACAGGCAGATATTATTAGGTTTGCTGTATGACCTTTATAGATGAAGGATTGAAAATATGTCAGTAACTCATTTATTTTTGAAGTAGCTTATGTCAactaccaacacagtctgagattgTGCTGGGAGCTGCCCATAAGTATTGCCACGTTTCCagagccaacatagcatgtccacaactcactaacccaaaaCTGTACGTTTTGGGAAtgcaggaagaaaccagagcacctggaagaaagcacacgatcacagggagaatgtacaaactccttacagacagtggcaggaattgaaccctgatcagtgattctgtaaagtgttgtgctaaactctacactaccgtgctgtctCCTCTATGCTACCGTACCTTAAAAATGTTGCCTGTGTTTTCCTCAGGTGCTAATGCTATTTTTAGTATTTTCTGCCTTTATTCTATGTGTGTATTTCCCTTTTATTTACAGCATTAAACAGGTGCAGTTGTATATTTCCATCACCCACCGTACAGTCTGCAGAGGCTGATGCCTGCACAGCTGGAATGCAAGAGTTCGGGAGAGTTActtgaatgatcccaggaattaaagggttaatataCGAGattcatttgatggctctgggcccgtactcactggagctGAGACAAACAAGGGTGATCTCATTACAACCATGCCAAAtataagagtggatgtggagagaatgtttcctctggtgggagagtttagagccagagggcacagcctcagaatagaggaacatccctttagaacaaagatgagatgTAATTTTATtatctagagggtggtgaatctgtggaattcattgctatggatggctatggaggccaagtcattgagaatatttaaagcagaggttgatagattcttggttagtcaggacatcaaaagttacagggagaagacaggagaatggggttgagaggaataataaatcagccatgaatgaatggtggagcagatttgatgggacaaatggtctaatttggcttttatgtcttatggtcatatgaacATAGACTTATCAAGCACACTACTGCCATCTCCTGTTGACCAGTTACCCAGACATGTTAGGGACCATCTTTCCATTTCCTCTTTTTCTAGCAGGAGGCAATACAGCCTCTGCTCTGTGCCTCTGTGTTCAACATGGTTTAGGGCAGGGCAGATTTCAAATTCATGCTTTtaaaccataagacgtaggagtagATTTAgatcacttggcccatcgagtctgctctgccattcactcacagctgatttattatccctctcaaccccattctcctgtcttcttccaacaacctttgatgtcctgagtAATCACAAACCTAACATACACACAAATGCAAGGAATATatacatctgctttaaatatacccaatgatttggcctccacagccatctgtggcaatgaattccacagattcaccatcctctggctaaagaaatttcttatcTGTTCTACAGGGATATCCTATTCTGAGATCCAAAAtgtggaaacatcctttccatgtcctttcaatatttgctaggtttcaatgatatcgccccccccccccattctgctaaattccagagtgtacaggcccagagccatcaaatgctcctcatacattcactcttaattcccagaatcattctcatgaacctcctctgaaaacaacacaagcagcagcagcaacaacaacaacaacaacaacaagacaacaacagcaaaacacgcTCCTTTCCCATCTCTCCCACTCCAAGACAGTCTCCTTCCAGGCCTCCATTCCTTGTCCCCAGATTCTCAGACTTGCATACATTGGGCCTCCAACTTCTGACTTCATCTCAGGACAGGTTAAGCTGTATCTGACTACCTTTATCCATTACACACGTTACACTGCGCAAAGGGTACAACGTCTAAAACCCTCTAAAAGCACGCACTTTAACTGGAGGATAAAACTCAAAATGACTAATTTGTAATTGGCAATGTTATTACCAGTGGGCATTTCTCTCTACTTTTATCAATTTAATAAAGACACCTCACCAATTGAAAGGTATGAATGGGCTGCAAGTACTTCATCAATGCCAATACTGGAACTATTTGAAGTTACTGGCAGTCTGAGTAAGCGCCAAAGCTCAACAAGTCCAGGCATAGAAAAAAATTAGTAATGGATCTATTGCATTGGGAAGCAATGGATCCATTACTAATTCAGGATTCTTTTCTGCCATTAAACTTACGAGTGAAACATGGAGGCCAACATTAATTTCTCATTGGATGTCAAACGAGGCCGTCCAAACCGAATTGCCAAAGGATAATTAAAAGAGGTGTTTAAATACTCCAGTACATCCCTGTTGTCAGCCATGTATCTTCCATTTACATCCATCCCATTGACTGAAAGAACAGCATATCCGactgaggaaaaaaaaagataaacataaatcagatttattaccactttgtggcaacagtacaatgcaagacataaaaattactattaaaaaattcaagattgtctaatgtcatttccagtacacaaatataaacaaaaacaaaataattgtttctccGGCTCCGATGCAGCACACAAAAAGAGCACAATAAGAtagagaacacaataataataaaaaagcaataaacatAAGTACATGAGATAGCTTACATGCAGagattgtatgttcataaagtgacgctaggcactatacataaggtgactctgacaagaaatgataaaatagtggtgacTGGGGTCCTGGAGGAGCGAGTTAATGggtgatcagccttgctgcttgggggaagtaactgtttctgTGTTTGGTGGTCCTGGCACGGATGTTACAtaacctcctccctaatgggagtgggacaaacagtccataagcaggatcacaagatcacaagacaaaggagcagaagcaggccatttggcccatcgagtctgcgccgccactccaccatgagctaaactattctcccatctagttccaatttccgtttttttccccatatcccttgataccccgactaatcagatacctatcaatctcctccttaaacaccctcaatgatcgggcctccacagctgtatgtggcaacgaattccataaatccacgatcctctggctaaaaaatttctcctcatctctgttttaactgggtaccttctaattctaagactatggcctcttgtcctggactcacccaccaagggaaacaacctttccacatctactctgtctaaccctttcaacatttgaaatgtttctatgagatcccctctcattcttctatactctaatgaatacagtccaagagccaacaaacggtcctcatatgttagcccctgaattccaggaatcatcctcgtaaatcttctctgaactctctccaacatcagtacatcctttctaagacagggggcccaaaactgcacacagtattccaaatgaggtctcaccagtgtcccATGGAGCCTCaacaacacctccttactcttatacactattcctcttgaaatgaatgccaacatagcattcgctttccttactgccgatccaacttggtggttagcctttagggtatcctgcacgagaacccccaagtccctttgcacttccgatttttgaattttctccccatctaaataataatctgcccgattatttcttcttccgaaatatataaccgtacatttgtcaacgttgtatctcatctgccatttctttgcccactctcctaaactgactaagtctctctgcaacgtttccgtttcttcaacatttcctgctcctccacctatcttggtgtcatccgcaaacttggccacataatccaaatcatcgatatacatcgtaaaaagaagcggtcccaacactgacccctgcggaacaccactagtaactggcaaccaatcagaataggatccctttattcccaccctttgctttctgcctatcagccaggatgggtgggatccttcatgatgttactggcccttttctggctgTAAAAGAGGAATAATATTataagttcatggaccattcagaaatctgatggtagagggaaagaagccatttctgaattattgagtgggagttttcaggctcctatacctgctccctgatggtagtaatgagaagaggacatatcaCGAATAAAGAGgaaccttaatgatggatgctgccttcttggggTGCTGtctcttgatggtggggagggttgtgtctgtgatggaactggctgagtctacaatcctctgcagccacTTTCAATCAATGCATTGGAGACGccataccaggctgcgatgcaactatttagaatgctctccaccgtacatatATATAAGTCTGCAAGAGTTGTTTTAATTATTGAGGACATTGGTTACAAGAAGGGACAcagaggtaaaagatcagccataatcttactgaatggcaatCCAGCTGCCAGGATTAgacaatcagatttattatcactgacataagttgtgaaatttgttgttttgtggcagcaatacagtgtaaGCCAtacaattactataaattgtaaggacatgttgggcacagcattgtgggccgaggggcctgtattgtgctgtaggttttccatgtttctaaattacaaaataaacaaacaGCACAGGAAagtaacaaggtagtgttcatggactgttcaaaaatctgacacCCATTCTGTATTCCTAAGTTTATATTGCTTGTCTTCTCCCCAAAGTGCTTTCTCTTCAGCAATTCCACCACTCCATCTTTTCAGAATACTTTGTGTCCATAACTATTAAGTGTGCTTTCATTATTTTTAACGGCatcttcattgctgccatcaCATCCCCTCATAGTTACTTGCTGGTGCAGTTCCCCAGCCTTATTGGCTGTACAGGTACTTTGGTGCATTTGCAGCTTTACTAAACATGTTGTCAGGTTCCTCATTAGAACCATCTTTCATCTGACACAGCTCTACTATTTCTTCAATACCTGACCAACGCTCATTCCTTTTTACACCTTATTCCTCTGCTGCAAGAAAATAGTGCAGTAACATCTAATACTGTCCAATAATCAACAGTAATATTATGTTtgcagttcaagtttaattgttactGAACCATACACGTACAGCATTCCTCCAGggtcaagatgcaaaacacagtacatatagacCCACACAGCACACAGTTACAAAAATATTAGCACAAATCTCCGAGTGTCATGGCCTTAAGATTAATGGTGTACAGAATGTTATCCTGGggccacatttctgcaagaacaagtatgCAACAGTTCTACATCTCAGGGTAATCCAACTTGTCTTCCAGGGAGCAAACAGTGGAAAAAAGCCCCGATGGGAGAGGTGGCTGGAACGGTTTGTACGTGCAATCAACTGAtcaggattttttttacattacaacagtgaacaCACTTCCAAAGTGCTTTCATTGGTTGAAAAATCACTTTGGAATGTCTTCAAAAAACATGATAGGCATTGGTTCCCACCTCTCCTTACCCACCCTATGAAACTAAGCCAAATCTGCTGGTACAAAGCTGGTGACACTCCAGGGGGTGGGGATGACACCACATTTACATCTCCTGATGACTTCACCCTGATGAAGGCACACCATTTCCTCTGCTTTCTTAGAGAAtacagcatgtcatcaaaaactcataacaaacttctacagtgagtggttgcatcacagccttgcATGGgaactccaatgcacaggaataGAAGAGACTATAGAGAGTGGTGGACTCAGGTAGAACTCTCTCCAGCATTGTGGACATCTAAAGGGGGTGATGTCTCAAACAGGCAATATCCTTCATCAAGGATCCACACCATCTGGGCCATACACATTTTGCAATGttgctatcaggcaggaggtataggagcccgaGATTCACACCTCAAAGATCAACAACTTATTCTCCACTACCATTGTTCTCAAATCAACCTGAAAAACTAACActagcaacatacaaaatgctggaggaactcagcagaccaggcagcatctccagtcctgatgaagggtctcagcccaaaacatcgactgtttttactcttccatagatgctgcctggcctgctgagttcctccagcctgttgtgtgtgttgcttggatttccagcatctgcagattttctcttgtttttgattaaactctaacactacctcagactacatctCGCCCAGCTCACACGAATGTCATGCTATTTCTACATATTATAAATTAGATGCAATGTTAATTGACATTTATGCAATTTATGTTAATGTACAGTACTAATGTTACAGAAAACTATCTTTCAGGGAATTCATACCCACTATAATAAACTTGATTAAAAGTAATTTCTAGAATTACAGTGCATATTTTCACATTGAGAGAATTACCAATATcatttattagaagtttgaaaaTCTGGCCAACACTGTGGAAACCGCGGCCGGGACACAGTTTAGGCAGGCCCCAACTGACCGGAGCGTTTTCCGGCATCTGAAGCCGCCGCCCAGACTCCGTCCCTCGGCCCAGTCTCACCTTTAATGCCATCCCTCTGACCAAAAGACACCACCACCCGCTCGTCATACACCTTTAGCACCATGTCCAGCGGGTAGCTAAAGGTCTTCTCCACATCAGTGCGAGGCGAATAATTGTCATACTGATATATCAAGCCCCCCGCTTTATTCACCACATAAACACTGAACACCACCATGGCTAAAGGGTGACGGAACGCCGGGTAATGTAGTCCTACTCGACCTACTCTCGCGGCTGCGCATTAGTTTGTCTAAAAAACTCTGAGGGAGGGGGGAATCGCATAGTGCACTGGGAAATATCACAAACTGTAGCCGCTCCTACCGCGGGTGCGCACTAATAAATGGTGGCATTGCACAGGTCGCTGGGAAATATAGTCTTACGCCTTCATCTTGTGGCTGCGTACTAGCGCCCTAGGTCCCGGCAATACTCATCGTATGGGATACTGGTAAATGTAGTCTTAATTCACAGCTGGGTGTTAGGAATTGTAACCTCTAGGTGGATACTGCACCCATTTGTCCTTTGGACATCTCCCAGAGGATCAGAAATAGCCACTAACTCTTTCTTAGTGGTGACCAAGTATTGTTCACTCATAGCAGAGAGAACaagcagagacacaagagattttgcaaatgctgggaatcttgagcaacacacataaagtgctggaggaactgaggaagtcaaacagcatctatggaggggaataaacggtcaacgtttcaggccgagacctttcatcaggacgcCATCAATATTCACCTTCGGAATACAATTACAATCTTTTAATCCTGAAACATGTGCCCTAGTAATGGAGAAGAGCTACTGTAAGTTAAGGTCTTATGAATGCAGGGAGATAAACCAATGGACATAACATAACAGTAATtagtctgtctaggtaccatatccgatgtggactttggtgaccatggttttccatatagatctatccttcgttttttggatgacttccattttctcgatgtgtagccacctggctatgcttttgatgtacataagccgaggccttcctctaggtttgctcccctcaacctttccagagagtatgagtttttctagctcATCTTTCTGGATGATGTGTCTTAGTAATTAGTAATATAGGAAATAGGAACAGAAGAAGTGCATTTGGCCTTTCCTGTCTGCTTCATCGTTCAGCAAAATTTTGGCTTACtatcgatggcatgaacatcaatttctcaaacttccggtattcctcctccccccacttcaccattccccatccccacctctcacctcacctgcccgttgcctccctctggtgctcctcccccttccctttcttccatggccttctgtctcctgTCAGAtccccccttttccagccctttatccaatcaacttcccagctctttacttcaaccttcctcctcccagtttcacccatcacgtTGTAGTTCTTCCTCTCCTCCAGCACCTACTAACTGACTCCTCATCTCCCCCCCAccgacctgatgaagggtttcggcctgaaacgtttcATTTTATGCACCATCCCATATCCCTAGGTCTCCTTAGAATCCAGAAATCTATTTATCCATGCTTGAGACTTGAAAAGATTCTTCGCTATCAGCATGAAGAAGTTTTTCACCATCTCAGTCGTAAATAACTTACCCTTATTCTGAAAAATGGAGTCTTCTCAATTCCTCAGCCAGGAGAAAAATTCTTCCTCCATCAGTCTTTAGAATCCTAAAAGTGTTTTGTTAAGTTTTAATGAAATCTCTCATTCATCTAAATGCTGGATAATATAGACctctactgtttttttttcttacacAAAAACCCAGCACCTCTCgaaccaaacacgaggaaatctgcagatgctggaatttcaagcaacacacatcaaagttgctggtgaatgcagcaggccaggcagcatctgtaggaagaggtacagtcgacgtttcaggctgagaccttttgtCCTGCAACTTTTATCTCTTGAACCAGGCTGGTGAATTTTcattgtcagaatcaggtttatcatcactgacatatgtgcgCAATATGTTGGGAAACCTGTTGATTTCTGGCAGTAGTATATAGTGCAAGACAACAAAAATTACCATGTTACAatcaaaatgaataaaataagctaagtttggataggtacatggatagtaggggtatggagggcgatggtcccggtgcaggtcgatgggagcaggcagtttaaatggttcagcatggacgagatgtgccgaagagcctgtttctgtgctgtggtgtcctATGACTCTATAGCTCTAAATAAATAGTCCAAAAGAGGAATGACCAGGTAGTGTTCGTGCATTTATGCAGTCACAGGGGGAATTAAATCCCGCTCGCTGGCCTTGTAGGgtattacgctaaccactacacaaccAGTTTAATCATCCGGTCCTTGAAACAAGTTGAACCCTAATCACTGCGtcagtgtgcaatgtgcaatggATATTTTTTGTTCGAATTGTGTTCTTTCTGTAAAGAATGTATATATTTATGTTTGTCTCTTGCGAATGCTGCTATATAATGTtctgtgcctgtgatactgctgcaagtgaacttttcattacagctgcatttgtgcaaaaaacaataaactcaactctTCCACAAAGGACATACAGGCGTTACGTCATCGCCTAATCGGGACCGGAAGCACCTTCAGCATTGGGGTTTCCTGGGCTGCCGGTGCAGGGTTTCTTCCTTTTGCTCCGAGGACGTGAAGCAGCAGCATGGTGAGATAGCGTGGCTCCAGGGCCTATATCGGCGGGGCGGCCTGGCGACTGCTGGAAGTGGGCCCCGACAGAAAAGGAGAGCGAGGGGCAGGTTGAGGCTGTGGGGCCGGTGGGATGACCTTCACCCCAGCTAAGGCTTCGCGGCCGAACGGGTTCTCTCAGGCTCAGTGACTGGCGGGCCGGGCTGGATTGGGTAGGGAAGACTGAGAcctggtttattattttcacaagATATGTCTCCCCTTCCTTGGGACCTAATGAAGGAGACTGGGATTTGATCAATATGGGACATTCAGGGGCTGGGATCAGCGGGCACGGACTGAGTTGAAGATCAGGGCTAGGCCTCAGGCGTGAGATTATAGAATATCCCACACACAAGGCGGTAAAATCTTGGCCTTCCCTCCTCAAATTAGCCTGAGATCGATGGATCTGTTAGTCTGAGGGAGGATTGAAGCGTGAGGTAACACAATCTGCAGCAGGAACTTTGTTTAGGCAGTATTTGTTGGGGAGGGGGCAGAATTGTCCACACTAGACCCGCTGAGTTATCTATCAGATTGTTGCTCCACATTTTAGCATCTATATTATCTGGTGTCTCCAAGCGATATTTGATATCTTCGGCGAGGATAGGATTCACTGGGGTGACGGACTGGTTGACTGGCCATCTGATTAATGGTTTGGATGATGCATCCTTTTGTTTTTAGCCTCCGAAAGATGATAAGAAGAAGAAAGATGGGGGTAAAGGAGGCAAAAAGGACAAGGATCCAGTGAACAAAACTGGAGGAAAGGCCAAAAAGAAGGTGTGCCTGAAATTAATTTCCTAGTAAGCTGTAAATAAAATGATTAGTTGAAATAAGAATAAGAACATTTTAGACTGATACACATTGAAAGAATCTTTGTCCTGGGTACAATGACATTTGAAAAATGTTTCTCTACAGGTGCTTTTATTCTAGCTCAGTAGCTCCACATTttcttagaatcaggtttattatcactggcatgttgggaaatttgttgttttgaggtgTTTTTATTTTCCAAGTTCCTTAATTTTCTAATAGTTTAGCATCAGTAACTAAGATTACAATTTAAAGATTAAAACTAAATAGTGATCTGGTACTTTGATAATTGATGGAGTGGGATTGATGTATTCTGACTTTGGAAAAGGATTCTGAATTGATGATGGAGCAAGCTggactttaaatgacaatacatTTCACTAACTCCTTGTCTGTAGAATTACAACTGCTTTCCAAAGCACATTTGTGTCAAAACCCAAATCTTGTCTGTTTCTGTAATATACCCCAAAGTGCCCCCAGACAGTGCATTGGGGGATACATATTGGAAATCAAACAATCCCGGTGAATTACAGATTGATGTGTTTGTCACTTAGAGGTACCTTTgcctgctgactttgacttatctgAATTAAGTAATACAAGGTCTTAAGTTTTTCTGTCTTGTCTAACTAACCTGTGGGGGTTTTCCCCATTTTAAGTGTGAATTTACATGCTCATTAGAATTTGACTTGTAAGTCTCAGGTTTGGTTTATAAAGATTTGCCCATCTGCTTTCAACTTGTGTCAATGGTTTTCTCTCCTGTCCAAATAATCAAAGTTCCTTTCAGCCAGAGATCAGTAATTTGACATGGGCTGAGGATTGTCCCATGTTTATAGTGTGGGAAATAGTTAAACATGCTAAGATTACTTTTAGTTTGACTGAACTGTACAACGGTGTTA
Coding sequences:
- the trappc4 gene encoding trafficking protein particle complex subunit 4 isoform X2; this encodes MVVFSVYVVNKAGGLIYQYDNYSPRTDVEKTFSYPLDMVLKVYDERVVVSFGQRDGIKVGYAVLSVNGMDVNGRYMADNRDVLEYLNTSFNYPLAIRFGRPRLTSNEKLMLASMFHSLFAIGSQLSPEPGSSGIEVLETDTFKLHCFQTLTGIKFIVLADPRQAGIDSLLRKIYEIYSDYALKNPFYSLEMPIRCDLFEQNLKVALEVAEKAGTFGATS
- the trappc4 gene encoding trafficking protein particle complex subunit 4 isoform X1, which produces MVVFSVYVVNKAGGLIYQYDNYSPRTDVEKTFSYPLDMVLKVYDERVVVSFGQRDGIKVGYAVLSVNGMDVNGRYMADNRDVLEYLNTSFNYPLAIRFGRPRLTSNEKLMLASMFHSLFAIGSQLSPEPGSSGIEVLETDTFKLHCFQTLTGIKFIVLADPRQAGIDSLLRKIYEIYSDYALKNPFYSLEMPIRSSCDLDTQPGTDGKCTQEWTQLVSNPGTSAPRFGTDVIAPPAGDLSTLSQV